From a region of the Gemmatimonadota bacterium genome:
- a CDS encoding D-tyrosyl-tRNA(Tyr) deacylase, which produces MRVLLQRVSRAEVRVDRRVTGRIGAGFCLLVGYTHTDTLAQCTWMADKVAGLRLFTDAEGKMNLGLSEVGGAVIVVSQFALYGDAEKGRRPSFVDAARPEVAIPLYEGFVRLLRERGLTVETGEFGAMMEVDLVNDGPVTLWLERA; this is translated from the coding sequence ATGCGGGTGCTCCTCCAGCGAGTCTCGCGCGCCGAGGTCCGCGTCGACCGGCGAGTGACGGGACGCATCGGCGCGGGGTTCTGCCTGCTCGTGGGCTACACCCACACCGACACGCTCGCGCAGTGCACGTGGATGGCGGACAAGGTCGCCGGCCTGCGGCTGTTCACCGACGCCGAGGGGAAGATGAACCTCGGACTCTCCGAGGTCGGCGGGGCGGTGATCGTGGTCAGCCAGTTCGCGCTGTATGGCGACGCGGAGAAGGGCCGCCGCCCGAGCTTCGTGGACGCCGCGCGTCCGGAGGTCGCGATCCCGCTCTACGAGGGGTTCGTGCGGCTCCTGCGCGAGCGAGGCCTCACGGTCGAGACGGGCGAGTTCGGGGCGATGATGGAGGTGGACCTCGTGAACGACGGCCCCGTCACCCTCTGGCTGGAGCGCGCATGA
- the maf gene encoding septum formation inhibitor Maf, protein MTAHPDAGTVHHPVRVILASQSPRRRELLTLVGIAHEVRPADIDESVMPDEAPVPHCERLARAKAHVLASQHPEAVVIAADTIVVLDGDILGKPRDAAEARATLARLSGRTHTVYTAMAVARDGRTESAVEEVQVTFRTLTAEEVAEYVATREPMDKAGAYGIQGFGATIVERIEGDYFSVMGLGLRRLVALLERVGLRYDFAEGVTRQG, encoded by the coding sequence ATGACCGCGCATCCGGACGCGGGCACGGTGCACCATCCGGTGCGCGTCATCCTCGCGTCGCAGTCCCCGCGCCGCCGGGAGCTGCTCACCCTCGTCGGCATCGCGCACGAGGTGCGGCCGGCCGACATCGACGAGTCGGTGATGCCCGACGAGGCCCCGGTGCCGCACTGCGAACGGCTCGCGCGTGCGAAGGCGCACGTGCTGGCCTCGCAGCACCCGGAGGCGGTCGTGATCGCCGCGGACACGATCGTCGTCCTCGACGGCGATATCCTTGGCAAGCCCCGCGACGCGGCGGAGGCGCGGGCCACCCTCGCGCGGCTCTCTGGGCGCACCCACACCGTCTATACGGCGATGGCCGTCGCGCGCGACGGTCGCACCGAGAGCGCGGTGGAGGAGGTGCAGGTTACCTTCCGCACGCTCACGGCGGAGGAGGTCGCCGAGTACGTCGCGACGCGCGAACCGATGGACAAGGCCGGCGCGTACGGCATCCAGGGGTTCGGGGCGACGATCGTCGAGCGGATCGAGGGCGACTACTTCAGCGTCATGGGACTCGGGCTGCGGCGGCTCGTCGCGCTCCTCGAGCGCGTCGGTCTCCGGTATGACTTCGCCGAGGGTGTGACGCGGCAGGGATGA
- a CDS encoding cbb3-type cytochrome c oxidase subunit I translates to MDWFVRAFLKSSLVWFSLAVGLALAMAVFPLLTIYRAAHLHLALLGFVTQMIYGVALHVVPRFFGQPLLHSRMAEVQFWTAQAGLVLLTTGFVARVNGWPLAAGAIAVGGLASAVGAFCFVVNLWRTMDASPMRAVQARGGRPLATLPQADAH, encoded by the coding sequence ATGGACTGGTTCGTTCGCGCCTTCCTCAAGTCCAGCCTCGTCTGGTTCTCGCTCGCAGTTGGCCTCGCGCTCGCGATGGCCGTGTTCCCCCTGTTGACGATCTACCGCGCCGCGCACCTCCACCTCGCGCTCCTTGGCTTCGTCACCCAGATGATCTACGGCGTCGCGCTCCACGTCGTGCCGCGGTTCTTCGGGCAGCCGCTACTGCATTCCCGGATGGCCGAGGTACAGTTCTGGACGGCGCAGGCAGGCCTCGTGCTCCTCACCACCGGATTCGTCGCCCGCGTGAACGGGTGGCCGCTCGCCGCAGGCGCGATCGCGGTCGGCGGGCTCGCGTCGGCAGTGGGGGCATTCTGCTTCGTCGTGAACCTCTGGCGCACGATGGACGCGAGCCCGATGCGCGCGGTGCAGGCCCGCGGTGGGCGTCCGCTCGCCACGTTGCCACAGGCGGATGCGCACTGA
- a CDS encoding Rrf2 family transcriptional regulator gives MRLTRYTDNALRALIYIGLHDAAPSRITDIARRMGMSEDHTAKVIARLAELGFVTTLRGRLGGVKLARPAAEINIGEVVRATEDNLNLVECFDAEHNQCPIAPACALAPALDEALTAFLAVLDRYTLAQLTDKPRGLQRLLIA, from the coding sequence ATGCGACTCACGCGCTACACCGACAACGCGCTCCGTGCCCTCATCTATATCGGATTGCACGACGCGGCCCCATCACGCATCACGGACATCGCCCGTCGCATGGGAATGTCCGAGGACCACACGGCGAAGGTGATCGCCCGCCTGGCCGAGCTCGGCTTCGTCACGACGCTCCGCGGCCGCCTCGGTGGCGTGAAGCTCGCGCGGCCGGCCGCCGAGATCAACATCGGCGAGGTCGTGCGCGCGACGGAGGACAACCTGAACCTCGTCGAGTGCTTCGACGCGGAGCACAACCAGTGCCCGATCGCCCCCGCCTGCGCGCTCGCCCCGGCGCTGGATGAGGCGCTGACCGCCTTCCTCGCCGTGCTCGACCGCTACACGCTCGCCCAGCTCACCGACAAGCCCCGCGGGCTGCAACGCCTCCTCATCGCCTGA
- the nosZ gene encoding Sec-dependent nitrous-oxide reductase — protein sequence MSFLTRSRLLFGAGALTVLGLGYACAGRGSGSLAGTAEMAQRVYVAPGEKDELYAFLSGGFGGQLGVYGLPSGRLLRTIPVFSQHAENGYGYNEETKAMLETSYGFVPWDDLHHTALSQTQGDDDGRWIFVNGNNTPRVARIDLTTFETTEILEIPNAGGNHASPFVTGNTEYIVSSTRFSIPVPNRDVPIDEYKKFFKGQISFITADQPGKMDIAFQLIVPGFNYDLARAGKGPSDGWMFFTSYNSEQANTLLEVNASQNDKDYIAAVNYRAAEACAKAGKGVRAPAEYRHNIFDEFSRIARSERMTSVLQIQAAACPGSIYFLPTPKSPHGADVDPTGEYIVAGGKLATVIPVHSATKMLKAIADRQFEGELEGIPVLKYESTLAGEVQEPGLGPLHTEFDGKGFAYTSMFISSEVVKWNVETRQVVDRAPTFYSVGHLMIPGGATRHPYGRYVLAMNKITKDRYLPTGPELTQSAQLYDITGEKMKLLLDFPTQGEPHYANAIDAKKVVDRQVKFYKLAENRHPMVSRSERETGVERAGRVVHVRMTAIRSHFAPDNIEGVQVGDTVLVHVTNLEQDWDVPHGFAILGANTSELLIMPGETRTLRWIPRKPGVYPMYCTDFCSALHQEMQGYVRVSPAGSTVALTANTRRGAQARGTN from the coding sequence ATGTCCTTCCTCACGCGATCCCGCCTCCTCTTCGGTGCCGGTGCCCTCACCGTGCTCGGCCTTGGCTACGCCTGCGCGGGCCGCGGCTCCGGCTCGCTCGCCGGCACGGCCGAGATGGCCCAGCGCGTCTACGTCGCGCCCGGCGAGAAGGACGAGCTCTACGCCTTCCTCTCGGGCGGCTTCGGCGGCCAGCTCGGCGTCTACGGCCTCCCCTCCGGTCGCCTTCTCCGCACCATCCCCGTCTTCTCGCAGCACGCCGAGAACGGCTATGGCTACAACGAGGAGACGAAGGCGATGCTCGAGACCTCCTACGGCTTCGTGCCGTGGGACGATCTCCACCACACCGCGCTCTCGCAGACCCAGGGCGACGATGACGGCCGCTGGATCTTCGTCAACGGCAACAACACCCCCCGTGTCGCGCGCATCGACCTCACGACCTTCGAGACGACCGAGATCCTCGAGATCCCGAACGCCGGCGGCAACCACGCCTCGCCGTTCGTGACCGGCAACACCGAGTACATCGTCTCGTCGACGCGCTTCTCGATCCCGGTCCCCAACCGCGACGTGCCGATCGACGAGTACAAGAAGTTCTTCAAGGGCCAGATCTCCTTCATCACGGCCGACCAGCCGGGGAAGATGGACATCGCCTTCCAACTCATCGTGCCGGGCTTCAACTACGACCTCGCCCGCGCCGGCAAGGGCCCGTCCGACGGGTGGATGTTCTTCACCTCCTACAACTCGGAGCAGGCGAACACGTTGCTCGAGGTGAACGCCTCGCAGAACGACAAGGACTACATCGCGGCCGTGAACTACCGAGCGGCCGAAGCCTGCGCCAAGGCGGGGAAGGGCGTCCGGGCGCCGGCCGAGTACCGGCACAACATCTTCGACGAGTTCAGCCGCATCGCGCGCTCGGAGCGGATGACGAGCGTGCTGCAGATCCAGGCCGCGGCCTGCCCGGGCTCGATCTACTTCCTCCCGACGCCGAAGTCGCCGCATGGCGCCGACGTCGACCCGACCGGCGAGTACATCGTAGCGGGCGGCAAGCTCGCCACGGTGATTCCGGTCCATTCGGCCACGAAGATGCTCAAGGCGATCGCCGACCGGCAGTTCGAGGGCGAGCTCGAGGGGATCCCGGTGCTCAAGTACGAGAGCACCCTCGCCGGTGAGGTGCAGGAGCCGGGTCTCGGCCCCCTCCACACCGAGTTCGACGGCAAGGGCTTCGCGTACACCTCGATGTTCATCTCGTCCGAGGTCGTGAAGTGGAACGTCGAGACGCGCCAGGTCGTCGACCGCGCGCCGACCTTCTACTCGGTCGGTCACCTGATGATCCCCGGCGGCGCGACCCGACACCCGTATGGTCGCTACGTCCTCGCCATGAACAAGATCACGAAGGATCGCTATCTCCCGACTGGTCCGGAGCTCACGCAGTCGGCACAGCTCTACGACATCACCGGCGAGAAGATGAAGCTCCTGCTCGACTTCCCGACCCAGGGTGAGCCGCACTACGCGAACGCGATCGACGCGAAGAAGGTCGTCGACCGGCAGGTCAAGTTCTACAAGCTCGCCGAGAACCGGCACCCGATGGTGTCGCGCAGCGAGCGCGAGACGGGCGTCGAGCGCGCGGGCCGCGTGGTGCACGTCCGCATGACCGCCATCCGCTCGCACTTCGCCCCGGACAACATCGAGGGCGTGCAGGTCGGCGACACGGTGCTCGTCCATGTCACGAACCTCGAGCAGGACTGGGACGTGCCGCACGGCTTCGCGATCCTCGGCGCCAACACCTCGGAGCTGCTGATCATGCCGGGTGAGACCCGCACGCTCCGCTGGATCCCGAGGAAGCCGGGCGTCTATCCGATGTACTGCACCGACTTCTGCTCGGCGCTGCACCAGGAGATGCAGGGCTACGTCCGGGTCTCGCCGGCCGGCTCGACGGTGGCCCTCACCGCGAACACCCGCCGCGGCGCGCAGGCCCGCGGCACCAACTGA
- a CDS encoding nitrous oxide reductase accessory protein NosL, giving the protein MSRAGAWSPAGDVLRRVHTAMLGLVLLACDGAGPRPVALGEDACGYCRMTVTDPRFAAEVVTSTGRVHVFDSIDCLAGWVRSAEPGSVRTLWVTDASAPGTFVAAEEAGYLLESSLRGPMGRAVAFRSLDAARAAHATLGGTVADWPAVLADTSTRGGH; this is encoded by the coding sequence ATGTCGCGCGCCGGGGCGTGGTCTCCCGCCGGCGACGTGCTGCGCCGGGTGCACACGGCGATGCTCGGCCTCGTCCTGCTCGCCTGCGATGGTGCGGGCCCGCGTCCCGTCGCGCTCGGCGAGGACGCCTGCGGGTACTGTCGCATGACGGTGACCGATCCGCGGTTCGCCGCGGAGGTCGTGACGAGCACTGGTCGCGTGCACGTGTTCGACAGCATCGACTGCCTCGCGGGCTGGGTGCGCAGCGCCGAGCCGGGCTCGGTGCGCACCCTCTGGGTGACGGACGCGAGCGCGCCCGGCACCTTCGTCGCGGCCGAGGAGGCGGGGTATCTGCTCGAATCATCGCTCCGCGGTCCGATGGGCCGGGCGGTCGCGTTCCGATCGCTCGACGCCGCGCGCGCGGCGCATGCCACGCTCGGCGGCACGGTGGCCGACTGGCCGGCCGTGCTCGCGGACACGTCGACGCGCGGGGGGCACTGA
- a CDS encoding nitrous oxide reductase family maturation protein NosD: MLGLAVLAAAGQLAAQDASPARTLLVRPGSALPTLTAAVARARPGMTIRVAAGEYREPTILVTVPRLTIVGDGAPAFDGEGTHEILVVRADGVTVRGLTFRNTGVSQMQDRAALRVAEARDCRIESNIFRDALFAIYLQRTTGCVVRGNDIRASGAEETRNGNGIHLWYSPGTRVEGNTVRGQRDGIYFEFSDGSVAAANVSEGNRRYGLHFMFSDSCRYERNTFRANGAGVAVMYSKHVVMDGNGFLDATGSGAYGLLLKEITDGALVRNRFEGNSVGLFLEGASRLDIRDNDFRRNGWAVRLMADAEDSHFRGNVFSGNAFDVATNSRTLRSDFVGNWWDAYRGYDLDRDGTGDVPFRPVRLFALVAERHPETLLLLRAPVTAVLDAAERVFPVLTPQVADERPLMRAPR; the protein is encoded by the coding sequence ATGCTAGGTCTCGCGGTGCTGGCCGCCGCGGGGCAGCTCGCCGCCCAGGATGCTTCGCCTGCGCGGACGCTCCTGGTGCGGCCGGGCTCGGCGCTCCCGACGCTGACGGCCGCCGTCGCTCGTGCAAGGCCCGGCATGACCATCCGTGTCGCGGCGGGCGAGTACCGGGAGCCCACCATCCTCGTGACGGTGCCGCGACTCACGATCGTGGGCGACGGCGCGCCGGCGTTCGATGGCGAGGGGACGCACGAGATCCTCGTGGTCCGCGCCGACGGTGTGACGGTCCGCGGCCTGACGTTCCGCAACACGGGCGTGAGCCAGATGCAGGACCGTGCTGCGCTCCGCGTGGCCGAGGCGCGCGACTGCCGGATCGAGTCGAACATCTTCCGCGATGCGCTCTTCGCGATCTACCTGCAGCGCACGACCGGCTGCGTCGTCCGCGGCAACGACATCCGCGCGTCTGGCGCCGAGGAGACGCGCAACGGCAACGGGATCCACCTCTGGTACTCACCGGGGACGCGCGTGGAGGGGAACACCGTCCGGGGACAGCGTGACGGCATCTACTTCGAGTTCTCCGATGGCTCGGTGGCCGCGGCGAACGTGAGCGAGGGCAACCGCCGCTACGGCCTCCACTTCATGTTCTCCGACTCGTGTCGGTACGAGCGCAACACCTTCCGGGCGAACGGCGCGGGGGTCGCGGTGATGTACAGCAAGCACGTCGTCATGGATGGCAACGGCTTCCTCGACGCGACGGGCAGCGGTGCATACGGCCTGCTCCTCAAGGAGATCACGGATGGCGCGCTCGTCCGGAATCGTTTCGAAGGGAACTCCGTGGGACTCTTCCTCGAGGGCGCGTCGCGGCTCGACATCCGCGACAACGACTTCCGCCGGAACGGCTGGGCGGTGCGTCTCATGGCCGATGCGGAGGACAGCCACTTCCGCGGCAACGTCTTCTCGGGGAACGCCTTCGACGTCGCGACCAACAGCCGCACGCTGCGCAGCGACTTCGTAGGCAACTGGTGGGATGCGTATCGCGGCTACGATCTCGACCGCGACGGGACCGGCGACGTCCCCTTCCGCCCGGTGCGCCTCTTCGCGCTCGTGGCCGAACGGCATCCCGAGACGCTGCTGCTGCTCCGCGCACCGGTGACCGCGGTGCTGGACGCCGCCGAACGGGTCTTCCCGGTGCTCACCCCGCAGGTCGCGGACGAGCGCCCGTTGATGAGGGCACCCCGATGA
- a CDS encoding ABC transporter ATP-binding protein, which produces MMTLDGIRKAYGARTVLAGVSLALAPGRIVALVGPNGSGKTTLIKLLLGLARPDAGRFLLDGVPCDADGAYRARIGYAPQAPRYPEHLAVGEVFAMLRALRPGAPVDEALVDDFGLRGEWATPVGTLSGGWRQKVAIACAFLFAPDLLILDEPTAGLDPIASGLLKSHLRATRAAGRTILISSHILVELEELADDVAFLCDGHLRFAGPVDTLLRETGTRRLEPAVAALLRGLRIA; this is translated from the coding sequence ATGATGACGCTGGACGGGATCCGGAAAGCCTACGGCGCGCGCACCGTGCTCGCCGGTGTCTCGCTCGCCCTCGCCCCGGGGCGGATCGTCGCGCTGGTCGGGCCCAACGGGTCAGGGAAGACGACGCTGATCAAGCTGCTGCTCGGCCTCGCGCGACCCGACGCGGGCCGATTCCTGCTCGACGGCGTCCCGTGCGACGCGGACGGCGCGTATCGCGCGCGCATCGGCTATGCGCCGCAGGCACCGCGCTATCCCGAGCACCTCGCGGTCGGCGAGGTGTTCGCGATGCTCCGCGCGCTCCGCCCCGGCGCACCGGTCGACGAGGCGCTCGTCGACGACTTCGGGCTCCGCGGCGAGTGGGCGACCCCGGTGGGGACGCTCTCGGGTGGCTGGCGCCAGAAGGTCGCGATCGCCTGTGCCTTCCTCTTCGCGCCCGACCTACTGATCCTCGACGAGCCCACGGCGGGGCTCGACCCGATCGCATCGGGGCTCCTCAAGTCGCACCTCCGCGCGACGCGCGCGGCGGGACGCACGATCCTCATCAGTTCGCACATCCTCGTCGAGCTCGAGGAACTCGCGGACGACGTCGCCTTCCTCTGCGACGGCCACCTCCGTTTCGCCGGGCCGGTCGACACGTTGCTCCGCGAGACCGGCACGCGCCGACTCGAACCAGCCGTCGCCGCGCTGCTGCGCGGCCTGAGGATCGCGTGA